One Alligator mississippiensis isolate rAllMis1 chromosome 1, rAllMis1, whole genome shotgun sequence genomic window carries:
- the LOC132249458 gene encoding leukocyte elastase inhibitor A-like — translation MSLLPPSRTKNCYQVTSNIEELFAEGILSSATVLVLVNAIYFKGKWTSEFNKDDTKERPFRLNKNQTKNVQMMFQNGYYNLAIIEEPEIQVLEFPYGKKGEGELSMFIFLPKDIKDNSTGLEQGNPLISEGVYKRLIYAAYECTDIFAHLQLPGQYRQKKRQ, via the exons ATgtctctcctgcctcccagcagAACCAAGAACTGCTACCAAGTTACAA gtaACATCGAAGAGTTGTTCGCAGAGGGCATTCTAAGTTCAGCTACTGTCCTGGTGCTGGTCAATGCTATCTACTTTAAAGGAAAGTGGACTTCAGAATTTAATAAAGACGACACCAAGGAAAGACCTTTCAGGTTAAACAAG AATCAGACCAAGAATGTGCAGATGATGTTTCAGAATGGCTACTACAAtctggccatcatagaggaacCTGAGATTCAAGTGCTCGAATTCCCCTACGgtaaaaaaggagaaggagaactgAGTATGTTCATTTTTTTACCAAAAGATATCAAGGATAACTCCACTGGCCTGGAACAGGGAAATCCTCTGATCTCTGAGGGTGTGTATAAAAGGCTTATATACGCTGCCTATGAATGCACTGATATCTTTGCTCATCTTCAATTACCTGGGCAGTACAGACAGAAGAAAAGGCAATAG
- the LOC132248622 gene encoding uncharacterized protein LOC132248622: MERLRRIFRKRTARMAPGQEKDRKKPEEEEQGGHHQAEAAKTKGRWWHCLVGWRRRAPPAATEEQGEEPVRPRWRWPRIQLGRKGPALPETQAQSLRSSSPSPKHSSQDPSPEAQPKATPHVAWEEKPGSPGQELHRPCFKLGSSSSREDSDSSQEAVGLQQHAATTRDTVLPFYKAEEEQREDFTYLEEAALSVILRHLQSTDQTVNEGLAFLRAVPTLCLATMKRGEDSLEPPCCKAALVERIVVLIDKLSQCEEEPSTILPYSMAVVCILSKLKPALEPALESRLLYTTLHKTFLMATGHNSQHIQGMQRISVEYLEATLRCLLATAPSLARLQFIGQHLTLWLQVEDERDRATAMKITTSLLCFAVSLLPQFEDSPKVPLVGDLVALLGLCISDPVEEISCQAKEGLSHLYKILLHQKGQDIQEAQELWPISQHQPRRILLYIDLATMGEAFRKILSEDQRRAFAQRALLGIHHITLHVSQAGVVLLYAILGQAGHLTGAEEKEIPVRVLRKLLILKCFHQLPKELQRHSHLESASRIPSSPQQPHPS, translated from the exons ATGGAGAGACTGAGGCGGATCTTCAGAAAGAGGACGGCAAGGATGGCCCCAGGACAGGAGAAGGACAGGAAGAAgcctgaggaggaggagcagggcggCCACCACCAGGCAGAGGCTGCAAAAACGAAAGGCCGATGGTGGCACTGTCTCGTGGGCTGGAGAAGAagggcacctccagcagccacggaagagcagggagaggagccagtCAGGCCCCGATGGAGGTGGCCCAGGATACAGCTGGGTAGGAagggcccagcactgccagagACCCAGGCACAGTCCCtgcgcagctccagccccagccccaaacacaGCAGCCAGGACCCCAGCCCTGAAGCCCAGCCGAAGGCCACTCCACATGTGGCTTGGGAGGAGAAGCCaggctccccagggcaggagctgcacaggccctgcttcaagctgggctccagctcctccagggaggACAGCGACAgctcccaggaggctgtgggcctccagcaacatgctgccaccaccagag ataCAGTCCTGCCCTTCTACAAGGCAGAGGAAGAGCAGAGGGAGGACTTCACCTACCTGGAGGAAGCCGCCCTCTCAGTCATCCTACGGCACCTCCAGAGCACGGACCAG ACTGTGAATGAGGGGCTCGCTTTCCTCCGTGCCGTCCCCACGCTGTGCCTGGCTACAATGAAGAGGGGCGAGGACAGCCTGGAGCCGCCCTGCTGCAAAGCGGCACTTGTGGAGAGGATTGTG GTGCTGATTGACAAGCTGTCCCAGTGtgaagaagagcccagcaccatcctTCCTTACAGCATGGCTGTTGTTTGCATCCTCAG CAAactgaagccagccctggagccagccctggAATCACGCCTCCTCTACACCACCCTCCACAAGACCTTCCTGATGGCCACAGGGCACAACAGCCAGCACATCCAG GGCATGCAGCGGATCAGCGTGGAGTACCTGGAGGCCACGCTGAGGTGCCTGCTGGcaactgcccccagcctggccaggctgcagttcatCGGGCAG CACTTGACCTTGTGGCTCCAGGTGGAAGATGagagggacagagccacggcCATGAAGATCACCACCAGCCTGCTCTGCTTTGCagtctccctcctcccacagttTGAG GACTCGCCCAAGGTGCCCCtggtgggtgacctggtggccctgctgggTCTGTGCATCAGCGACCCAGTGGAGGAGATCAGCTGCCAGGCCAAGGAGGGCCTCTCCCACCTCTACAAGATCTTGCTGCATCAGAAGG GGCAAGACATCCAAGAGGCACAGGAGCTGTGGCCAATCAGCCAGCACCAGCCCCGCCGAATCCTTCTCTACATCGATCTGGCCACAATGGGAGAG GCGTTCAGGAAGATCCTCTCCGAAGACCAGAGGAGAGCGTTTGCACAGAGGGCGCTGCTGGGGATCCACCACATCACGCTGCACGTGAGCCAGGCCGGGGTGGTTCTGCTCTATGCCATCCTGGGACAAGCTGGCCACCTGACgggggcagag GAGAAGGAAATTCCCGTCAGGGTACTGAGGAAGCTCCTGATCCTGAAATGCTTCCATCAGCTgcccaaagagctgcagaggcacagtCATCTGGAGAGTGCCTCAAGGATCCCCTCCTCTCCGCAGCAGCCCCATCCATCCTGA
- the LOC132248624 gene encoding uncharacterized protein LOC132248624 — protein sequence MERLRRIFRKRTARMAPGQEKDRKKPEEEEQGGHHQAEAAKTKGRWWHCLVGWRRRAPPAATEEQGEEPVRPRWRWPRIQLGRKGPALPETQAQPPRSSSPSPKHSSQDPSPEAQPKATPHVAWEEKPGSPGQELHRPCFKLGSSSSREDSDSSQEAVGLQQHAATTRDTVLPFYKAEEEQREDFTYLEEAALSVILRHLQSTDQTVNEGLTFLRAVPTLCLATMERGEDSLEPPCCKAALVERIVVLIDKLSQCEEEPSTILPYSMAVVCILSKLKPALEPALESRLLYTTLHKTFLMATGHNSQHIQGMQRISVEYLEATLRCLLATAPSLARLQFIGQHLTLWLQVEDERDRATAMKITTSLLCFAVSLLPQFEDSPKVPLVGDLVALLGLCISDPVEEISRQAKEGLSHLYKILLHQKGQDIQEAQELWPISQHQPRRILLYIDLATMGEAFRKILSEDQRRAFAQRALLGIHHITLHVSQAGVVLLYAILGQAGHLTGAEEKEIPVRVLRKLLILKCFHQLPKELQRHSHLESASRIPSSPQQPHPS from the exons ATGGAGAGACTGAGGCGGATCTTCAGAAAGAGGACGGCAAGGATGGCCCCAGGACAGGAGAAGGACAGGAAGAAgcctgaggaggaggagcagggcggCCACCACCAGGCAGAGGCTGCAAAAACGAAAGGCCGATGGTGGCACTGTCTCGTGGGCTGGAGAAGAagggcacctccagcagccacggaagagcagggagaggagccagtCAGGCCCCGATGGAGGTGGCCCAGGATACAGCTGGGTAGGAagggcccagcactgccagagacccaggcacagcccccgcgcagctccagccccagccccaaacacaGCAGCCAGGACCCCAGCCCTGAAGCCCAGCCGAAGGCCACTCCACATGTGGCTTGGGAGGAGAAGCCaggctccccagggcaggagctgcacaggccctgcttcaagctgggctccagctcctccagggaggACAGCGACAgctcccaggaggctgtgggcctccagcaacatgctgccaccaccagag ataCAGTCCTGCCCTTCTACAAGGCAGAGGAAGAGCAGAGGGAGGACTTCACCTACCTGGAGGAAGCCGCCCTCTCAGTCATCCTACGGCACCTCCAGAGCACGGACCAG ACTGTGAATGAGGGGCTCACTTTCCTCCGTGCCGTCCCCACGCTGTGCCTGGCTACAATGGAGAGGGGCGAGGACAGCCTGGAGCCGCCCTGCTGCAAAGCGGCACTTGTGGAGAGGATTGTG GTGCTGATTGACAAGCTGTCCCAGTGtgaagaagagcccagcaccatcctTCCTTACAGCATGGCTGTTGTTTGCATCCTCAG CAAactgaagccagccctggagccagccctggAATCGCGCCTCCTCTACACCACCCTCCACAAGACCTTCCTGATGGCCACAGGGCACAACAGCCAGCACATCCAG GGCATGCAGCGGATCAGCGTGGAGTACCTGGAGGCCACGCTGAGGTGCCTGCTGGcaactgcccccagcctggccaggctgcagttcatCGGGCAG CACTTGACCTTGTGGCTCCAGGTGGAAGATGagagggacagagccacggcCATGAAGATCACCACCAGCCTGCTCTGCTTTGCagtctccctcctcccacagttTGAG GACTCGCCCAAGGTGCCCCtggtgggtgacctggtggccctgctgggTCTGTGCATCAGCGACCCAGTGGAGGAGATCAGCCGCCAGGCCAAGGAGGGCCTCTCCCACCTCTACAAGATCTTGCTGCATCAGAAGG GGCAAGACATCCAAGAGGCACAGGAGCTGTGGCCAATCAGCCAGCACCAGCCCCGCCGAATCCTTCTCTACATCGATCTGGCCACAATGGGAGAG GCGTTCAGGAAGATCCTCTCCGAAGACCAGAGGAGAGCGTTTGCACAGAGGGCGCTGCTGGGGATCCACCACATCACGCTGCACGTGAGCCAGGCCGGGGTGGTTCTGCTCTATGCCATCCTGGGACAAGCTGGCCACCTGACgggggcagag GAGAAGGAAATTCCCGTCAGGGTACTGAGGAAGCTCCTGATCCTGAAATGCTTCCATCAGCTgcccaaagagctgcagaggcacagtCATCTGGAGAGTGCCTCAAGGATCCCCTCCTCTCCGCAGCAGCCCCATCCATCCTGA